The Corynebacterium sphenisci DSM 44792 genome includes the window TACACCGCGGACCCGGCCCGGGGGGAGGGCTTCCCGGGCCTGGGCCGGGCGGTGGCGGTGGAGCCGATGACCTGCCCGCCGGACGCGCTGAACTCGGGCACCGATCTGCTCACCCTGGCCCCGGGGGAGCGACGCCGCTTCGAGGTCGGCATCCGGGCGATCGACTGATCCGGCCGGACCCGGCCCCGGCCGCCGCCGCGGCCGGGGCCGGGGTGCGCGCAGGGGTGCCCCGGCGGGGCCGGGGGCCGCTGCGGTGAGCGCCGCTTAGCACCCGGTGCCGCCCGGTTATCCGTCCCCTGATCGATTCAGAAGGGTAATGAAACCCGGGGGATTTCCCGGTACGGCCGAAAATGTGGCCATTCCCACGTCGCCGGGGGAGGCGGAAACCGCGTCCCGCGGGTAAACCGGGGGTGACGGGCAAATGCACGCGAGGTACGGCCCCCGGGGTCGCCGGCGGCTCGTCATGCCGGCCGCGTGTGGCGCCCCACGGCAATCCGGGCCCGGCCGCGCCGGCCGCACCCGCGGCCTCCCCGCGCGGGCCCACGGCAAAGGAGACGTGACCTTGATCATGGCTCAGGAGGCCCTGCGCCTCAACGCCACCTGGGTGGACTACTCACTGGTGGCGCTGTACTTCATCTTCGTGCTCGGCATCGGATGGGCCGCTCGGTCCAAGGTGTCCAGCTCGATCGACTTCTTCCTCTCCGGCAGGTCCCTGCCGGCCTGGGTGACCGGGCTCGCCTTCATCTCGGCGAACCTCGGCGCCGTGGAGATCGTCGGCATGAGCGCCAACGGCGTCGAATACGGCTTCCAGACGATGCACTACTTCTGGATCGGCGCCATCCCGGCGATGGTCTTCCTCGGCATCGTGATGATGCCCTTCTACTACGGCTCCAAGGTCCGCTCGGTGCCGGAGTTCATGCTCCGCCGCTTCGGGCCCGGGGCGCACCTGGTCAACGCGATCTCCTTCGCGGTGGCCCAGCTGCTCATCGCGGGCATCAACCTGCTGCTGCTGGCCAAGGTGGTCAACTCCCTGCTCGGCTGGCCGCTGCTGGTCACCCTGCTCATCGCCGCGGTGATCGTGCTGTCCTACATCACCCTCGGCGGGCTGTCCGCGGCGATCTACAACGAGGTGCTCCAGTTCTTCGTGATCGTCGCCGCCCTGGTCCCGCTGACCCTGATCGGCCTGCACAACGTCGGCGGCTGGGGCGGGCTGAAGACCGCCCTGAACGCGGAGAGCCACTTCCACACCTGGCCGGGCACCGACATCTCCGGCTTCGACAACCCGATCGTCTCCGTCATCGGGCTGACCTTCGGCCTCGGCTTCGTGCTCTCCTTCGGCTACTGGACCACCAACTTCGTCGAGGTGCAGCGCTCCATGGCCGCCGATTCGCTCTCCGCGGCCCGGCGCACCCCGATCATCGGTGCCTTCCCGAAGATGTTCGTGCCCTTCGTGGTGGTGCTCCCCGGCATGATCGCCGCGGCCACCGTCGCCCCGATCATGGACTCCACCGCCCCGCCGAATGACGCGATGCTCTACCTCATGCGGGATCTGCTGCCCAACGGGCTGCTCGGCGTGGCCCTGGCCGGCCTGCTGGCCGCGTTCATGGCCGGCATGGCGGCGAACATCTCCGCCTTCAACACCGTGTTCAGCTACGACATCTGGCAGACCTACGTGGTCAAGGACCGCGCCGACGACTACTACCTGAAGGTGGGCCGGCTGGCCACCATCGGGGCCACCGTGATCGCGGTGGGCACCGCGCTCATCGCGGACAACTTCGGCAACGTCATGGACTACCTGCAGACGCTGTTCGGCTTCTTCAACGCGCCCCTGTTCGCCACCTTCATCCTGGGCATGTTCTGGAAGCGGATGACCCCCACCGCCGGCTGGGTGGGCCTGGTGCTGGGCACCCTGTCCGCGATGACCTACTGGGGCATCTCCGAGTTCGCCGGGCTGGAGGCCGGGTTCTTCAACCTGCCCGGGCAGGGCACCGCCTTCGTCGCGGCGTCCATCGCCTTCGCCGTGGACATCATCGCCTCGATCATCGTCTCGCTGGTCACCGAGCCGAAGCCGGACCATGAGCTGGTCGGCTTCGTCAAGTCCGTGACCCCCAAGGAGGATCTCGTGGACGCCGCGGAGGAGTGCCTGCCCTGGTACCGCCGCACCGTCCCGCTGGGCATGCTCTGCCTCGCCATGGTCCTGGTCCTCAACGTCATCTTCGCCTAGGAGGGATTACCCATGGCAACCAACGACACCCCCCGCGCCGGCCGGCGCTCCGCCGGCGCCTTCGACATCCGCAACGTGATCGGGCTGCTGCTCGCCCTCTACGGGGTGGTGCTGCTGCTCTCCGCGATGCTGCTCGACCCGGGCCTGAACCCGGACACCGGGCTGCCCAAGGAGGCGATGTACAACACCTGGGCGGGCGTCGCCCTGGTCGTCGTCGCCGCCGTGTTCTTCATCTGGGCGAAGCTGCGCCCCATCATCGTGCCCGTGGAACCGGGCACCGTGGAGGCCCAGGCGCTCGCCGCGGAGGGGGAGGCGTAGCCGGTGGCCGAGCACGAATTCGCCGTCACCCGCACCACCCTCGCCGACGGCCGGGAGCTGATCTACTTCGACGACTCCCCGGGCTACGCCACCGGGGAGCGGGTCCGCGAGCTGCATGACGCCCGGGACCTGCCGGAGGCGATCACCGAATCCGAGCTGCGCCGGGATCCGCTCACCGGGGACTGGTACGCCTACGCCGCGCACCGGATGAACCGCACCTTCATGCCCCCGGCCAACGAGGATCCGCTGGCGCCGACCCGGCCCGGGGAACCGCCCACCGAGGTGCCCGCCGAGGACTACGACGTGGTGGTCTTCGAGAACCGCTTCCCCTCGCTGTCCATGCACATGGAGGTGCCGGAGGACTTCGCCGGCGATGTCGAGGGCCAGGGGCTGGTGCAGCGCCGCCCGGCGCTGGCCCGCTGCGAGGTGGTCTGCTTCACCCCCGAGGTCTCCGGGTCCTTCCGGGACCTGCCGCGGCGCCGGGTGCGCACCGTGATCGAGGCCTGGGCGCACCGCACCCGGGAGCTCTCCGAGATCGAGGGGGTGCGCCTGGTGTTCCCCTTCGAGAACCGGGGCGAGGAGATCGGGGTCACCCTGCAGCACCCGCACGGGCAGATCTACTCCTACCCCTACCTGCCGCCGCGGGCGGCGGCGATCGCCCGGCGCTGCCGGGAGCACCGGGCCGAAACCGGCCGGGAGCTCTTCGACGATCTGCTCGCCGCCGAGCGCGGTTCCCGGCGCCGGGTGCTCATCGAGGGGGAGCATTTCCTGGCCTTCGTGCCGGCCTTCGCGAAATGGCCGGTGGAGGCGATGGTGGTGCCCTACCGGGACGTGCCCGACTTCGCCGCGCTCACCGACCCGGAGAAGGAGGAGCTGGCCGGGATCCTGCTGGATCTGCTCGGCCGGCTGGATCGCTTCTTCGAGGGCGTCGAGCGCACCCCCTACATCGCCTCGTGGAACCAGGCGCCGGTGGGGGAGGACCGCCGGGACGGCCGGCTGCACCTGCAGCTGTACTCGATGATGCGCTCGCCGGGGCGGATGAAGTTCCTCGCGGGCAGCGAATCCGGGCAGGGGGCGTGGATCTCCGACACCACCCCCGAGCGGATCGCGGACCGGTTCCGGGAGGTGGCCCGATGAGCGAGCGGCCGAACGCCCCCGCCTACGCCCCGGCGCGCGATGACGCCGCCGGCGCCGCGGACGCCGCCGCCCTGTTCCGCCGCGCCTTCGGCGCGGAGCCGGCCGGGGTGTGGGCGGCGCCGGGGCGGGTGAACCTGATCGGCGAGCACGTCGACTACGCCGGCGGGATCTGCCTGCCCTTCGCCCTGGCCCAGCGCACCTTCGCCGCGGTCGCCCCGCGTGCGGACGGCCGGCTGCGGCTGGTCTCCGACTTCGACGGGGCCGAGGCCGAGCCGGTGGAGATCGCCCTGGCCGAGGTCGGCCCGGGCTCCCCGGCCGGCTGGGCCGGCTACGCCGCCGGCGCCATCTGGGCGCAGCAGGCCGCCGGGGACCTGCCCGCCGATCTGGGCGGCTTCGACATCGCGATCACCTCCGATGTGCCGGTCGGCGGGGGACTGTCCAGCTCCGCGGCCCTGGAGTGCTCCGTGGCGCTGGCCGCCCGGGAGCTGGCCGCCGAGGCCCCCGACGAGGCCGCCCGGCGCCGCCTGGTCACCGCCTGCATGCGGGCGGAGAACGAGGTCGTCGGCGCCGCCACCGGGGGTCTGGACCAGCGGATCGCGCTGCTCGGCGAGGCCGGCAGCGCCCTGGCCATCGACTTCGGCGCGGACACCGATGAGCAGGTGCCCTGCGATCTCGGCGCCGCCGGGCTGGAGCTGCTGGTCATCGACACCCGGGCCGCGCACAGCCTCGCCGACGGGCAGTACGCCTCCCGGCGCGGGGTGATCGACGCCGTCGCCGCCGCGGCCGGGGCGGAGGTGCTGCGCGAGGTCGCCGACCCGCTGGCCCACGCCGAGGCCTGGGCGGCCGGCTCCGTCCCGGCGGGGGAGGACCCGGACCGGTGGGCGGACACGGTGCGCCGTCGGGTGGGCCACGTGCTCTCCGAGAACGAGCGCACCACCGCCGCCATCGCCCAGCTGCGCGCCGGGGACTTCGCCGGCTTCGGCGAGTCCATGTGCGCCTCGCACGCCAGCCTGCGCGACGACTACGAGGTCTCCTGCGCGGAACTGGACCTGGCGGTGGACACCGCCATGGCCCATGGCGCCCTCGGCGCCCGGATGACCGGGGGCGGCTTCGGCGGCTCCGCGATCGCCCTGGTGCGCGCCGAGGACGAGCGGGAGGTGGCCGGCGCCATCGCCGCGGCCTTCGCCGAGGCGGGCTTCACCGCCCCGGCCTTCCTCGCCGCCACCCCCTCCGGCGGCGCCCGCCGGGTCGGCTGAGCCGGCCGCCGCCCGCCCCGCCCGCCGCCGGAGCCCCCGGCGGCGGGCGGCGCCGCCTCAGACCAGCTCCACCCGCGGCCGGGGCCGGGGCCGGATCCGGGCGGCCAGCACCACCATCAGCGCCCCCAGCGCCGCCCCGGCGGCCATCGCCGCGCGGTGCCCGGCCACCAGGGCGCCGAGATCGGCGGGGCCGTCCCCGGCGGCGAGGCCGGCCACGGCCGCCGCCACGGCGACGAAGCAGGCGGTGCCCGCGGCCCCGGCGACCTGCTGCAGGGTGTTCAGCACCGCCGAACCATCGGCCTGCAGCGCCTCCGGCAGCTCGCCCAGGCCCCAGGCGAACAGCGGGGTGAACACCAGGCCCAGGCCCAGCTCCAGCACCACGTGGCAGACCACGATCCACCACAGCGGGCCGGCCTCGCCGAGGAAGCACAGCCCCGTCAGGGAGGCGGTGAGCGCCACCGTGCCGGGCAGCACCAGCGGGCGCGGGCCGGCCGCGTCGTACCAGCGCCCGATCAGCGGGCCGAGCAGCCCCATCGCCAGCGGCCCCGGCATCAGCATCAGCCCGATCACCAGCACATCCACCCCGCGGGCGGCCAGGTGCAGCGGCAGGATGATGATCACCCCGAACATCGCGGCGAACCCGGCGGCGAGCAGCGCCGCGGTGAGGCCGAAGGCGCGGGTGCGGAACACCGCCGGATCCAGCAGCGCCGCCCCCGCCCGGGCCAGCCGCAGCTGCCGGCGGGCGAACAGCGCCAGCGCCGCCGCGCCCACCGCCGCCGAGGCCCAGATCCCCGGCCCCGCCCCGGGCCCGGCCCCGGCCAGGGCGTGCACCGAGCCGCCGAAGCCGGCGGCGGCCAGCGCCAGGGAGGCCGGATCCAGCCGGCGCGACCCGCCGCCGCCGTGCCGGGGCAGCAGCGGCAGCCCGATGGCCAGGGCGGCCACCGCCACCGGCGCCATCGCCGCGAAGAGCATCCGCCACTGCCCGCCGGAGGCCCGCAGCAGCGCCCCGGACACCGTCGGCCCGATCGCCGGGGCCACCGCGATGACCACCGACATGGTGCCCATCATCGCCCCGCGGCGGTGCTCCGGGACCAGCCGCAGCACCGTGGTCATCAGCAGCGGCAGCAGCACCGCGGTGCCCGCGGCCTGGGTGACCCGCCCGGCGAGCACCAGGGCGAAGCCGGGGGCGATCGCGCCCAGGGCGGTGCCGGCGACGAAGAGCCCCTGGGAGGCGGCGAAGAGCCCGCGCAGCGGGAAGCGGTCGATGAGGTAGCCGGTGGCCGGCACCACCACCGCCATGGTGAGCAGGAAGGCGGTGGTCACCCACTGCGCCACCGGGGCGGTGAGCCCCAGGTCCGCGGCGAAGACCGGCACCGCCACGCTCATCACGGTCTCGTTGAGGATGGCGATGAAGGTCGCCCCCAGCAGCACCCAGATCGCCGCCTGCCCGCCGGCGCCACGCCGCGCCATGTCCACGCTCCTTCCCGCACCCGGGGGAGGGCCGGCCCGGGCCGCGCCCCGGCCGCCCCGGGCGCCGACGGCGGGCCAGCCTACCGCCCGCCGCGGGCGCCGGGGCCGGCCGGGTCGGCGGGCCGCGCGCGGCGGCGCCGGGGCTGCGCCTAGAGTGGTCGCAGGCATTGAGCGCGACAGCGGAGAAGGAGCGAGCACATGGCAGCGATCAAGGTCGGCGTCCTCGGCGCGAAGGGCAAGGTCGGGCGGACCATCTGCGAGGCGGTGGCGGAGGCGGCGGACCTGGAGCTGGTCGCCCGGGTCGACGCCGGCGACGATCCCCGCGCGCTGGTCGACGCCGGCGCGGAGGTGGCGGTGGACTTCACGCAGCCGGATGCGGTGATGGGCAACCTGGAGTTCCTCATCTCGCACGGCATCTCCGCGGTGGTCGGCACCACCGGGTTCACCGCCGAGCGGCTGGATCGGGTGCGCGGCTGGCTGGAGGAGCACGCCGCGGCCGGGGCGAACGTGCTGATCGCGCCGAACTTCGCCATCTCCGCGGTGCTCACCATGCGCTTCGCGGAGATCGCGGCGCCCTTCTTCGAATCCGCGGAGGTCATCGAGATGCACCATCCGCACAAGAAGGACGCCCCCTCCGGCACCGCGGTGCACACCGCCGAGGGCATCGCCCGGGCCCGCCGGGAGGCCGGCCTGGACGCCCAGCCGGACGCCACCGAGCAGGCCCTGGACGGCGCCCGCGGCGCGGCGGTGGAGGGGGTGCCGGTGCATGCGGTGCGGATGACCGGGGCGGTGGCCCACGAGACGGTGATCCTGGGCACCGAGGGCCAGTCGCTGACCATCAAGCAGGACTCCTACGACCGCACCAGCTTCGTGCCCGGGGTGCTCACCGGGGTGCGCCGGATTGCCGAGCACCCGGGGCTGACCGTGGGCCTCGAGTCCTACCTGGGCCTGTGATCGGCGTGCCGGAGTTCACCGAGCTGTCCGTCACCCTGGTCGCCTGCACCTCCTTCCGGCCGCCCGCGGACGTGGCCTGGCGGCCCCCGGAGCACGCCGACGGGGTCGGCGACGGGGAGGCGCTGATCGAGTTCGCCGGCCGGGCCTGCTACGAGACCTGGGATCGGCCGAACCCGCGCACCGCCGCCAACGACGCCTACCTGCGCCATGTGCTGGAGGTCGGGCACACCTCCCTGTTCGAGCACGCCTCGGCGACGCTGTACATCCGCGGGCTGTCCCGCTCCTGCGCCCATGAGCTCACCCGGCACCGGCACTTCTCCTTCTCCGAGCTCTCCCAGCGCTATGTGCCGGAGGGGCCCAGCCGGGTGGTCGCCCCGCAGGCGATTGCCGGCGACCCCGGGCTCGCGGAGCTCTTCGCCGCCGCCGCGGACGAGTCCCGGGCCACCTACGAGCGGCTGCTGGACGGGCTGGAGGAGCGCTTCGCCGAGGAGCCCAACGCCCTGCTGCGGCGCAAGCAGGCCCGGCAGGCCGCCCGGGCGGTGCTGCCCAACGCCACCGAGACGCGTATCGTGGTGACGGGCAATTACCGCTCGTGGCGGCATTTCATCGGGATGCGCGCCACGGAGCACGCC containing:
- a CDS encoding sodium:solute symporter family protein; its protein translation is MAQEALRLNATWVDYSLVALYFIFVLGIGWAARSKVSSSIDFFLSGRSLPAWVTGLAFISANLGAVEIVGMSANGVEYGFQTMHYFWIGAIPAMVFLGIVMMPFYYGSKVRSVPEFMLRRFGPGAHLVNAISFAVAQLLIAGINLLLLAKVVNSLLGWPLLVTLLIAAVIVLSYITLGGLSAAIYNEVLQFFVIVAALVPLTLIGLHNVGGWGGLKTALNAESHFHTWPGTDISGFDNPIVSVIGLTFGLGFVLSFGYWTTNFVEVQRSMAADSLSAARRTPIIGAFPKMFVPFVVVLPGMIAAATVAPIMDSTAPPNDAMLYLMRDLLPNGLLGVALAGLLAAFMAGMAANISAFNTVFSYDIWQTYVVKDRADDYYLKVGRLATIGATVIAVGTALIADNFGNVMDYLQTLFGFFNAPLFATFILGMFWKRMTPTAGWVGLVLGTLSAMTYWGISEFAGLEAGFFNLPGQGTAFVAASIAFAVDIIASIIVSLVTEPKPDHELVGFVKSVTPKEDLVDAAEECLPWYRRTVPLGMLCLAMVLVLNVIFA
- the galT gene encoding galactose-1-phosphate uridylyltransferase, whose translation is MAEHEFAVTRTTLADGRELIYFDDSPGYATGERVRELHDARDLPEAITESELRRDPLTGDWYAYAAHRMNRTFMPPANEDPLAPTRPGEPPTEVPAEDYDVVVFENRFPSLSMHMEVPEDFAGDVEGQGLVQRRPALARCEVVCFTPEVSGSFRDLPRRRVRTVIEAWAHRTRELSEIEGVRLVFPFENRGEEIGVTLQHPHGQIYSYPYLPPRAAAIARRCREHRAETGRELFDDLLAAERGSRRRVLIEGEHFLAFVPAFAKWPVEAMVVPYRDVPDFAALTDPEKEELAGILLDLLGRLDRFFEGVERTPYIASWNQAPVGEDRRDGRLHLQLYSMMRSPGRMKFLAGSESGQGAWISDTTPERIADRFREVAR
- the galK gene encoding galactokinase, which codes for MSERPNAPAYAPARDDAAGAADAAALFRRAFGAEPAGVWAAPGRVNLIGEHVDYAGGICLPFALAQRTFAAVAPRADGRLRLVSDFDGAEAEPVEIALAEVGPGSPAGWAGYAAGAIWAQQAAGDLPADLGGFDIAITSDVPVGGGLSSSAALECSVALAARELAAEAPDEAARRRLVTACMRAENEVVGAATGGLDQRIALLGEAGSALAIDFGADTDEQVPCDLGAAGLELLVIDTRAAHSLADGQYASRRGVIDAVAAAAGAEVLREVADPLAHAEAWAAGSVPAGEDPDRWADTVRRRVGHVLSENERTTAAIAQLRAGDFAGFGESMCASHASLRDDYEVSCAELDLAVDTAMAHGALGARMTGGGFGGSAIALVRAEDEREVAGAIAAAFAEAGFTAPAFLAATPSGGARRVG
- a CDS encoding MFS transporter, which codes for MARRGAGGQAAIWVLLGATFIAILNETVMSVAVPVFAADLGLTAPVAQWVTTAFLLTMAVVVPATGYLIDRFPLRGLFAASQGLFVAGTALGAIAPGFALVLAGRVTQAAGTAVLLPLLMTTVLRLVPEHRRGAMMGTMSVVIAVAPAIGPTVSGALLRASGGQWRMLFAAMAPVAVAALAIGLPLLPRHGGGGSRRLDPASLALAAAGFGGSVHALAGAGPGAGPGIWASAAVGAAALALFARRQLRLARAGAALLDPAVFRTRAFGLTAALLAAGFAAMFGVIIILPLHLAARGVDVLVIGLMLMPGPLAMGLLGPLIGRWYDAAGPRPLVLPGTVALTASLTGLCFLGEAGPLWWIVVCHVVLELGLGLVFTPLFAWGLGELPEALQADGSAVLNTLQQVAGAAGTACFVAVAAAVAGLAAGDGPADLGALVAGHRAAMAAGAALGALMVVLAARIRPRPRPRVELV
- the dapB gene encoding 4-hydroxy-tetrahydrodipicolinate reductase codes for the protein MAAIKVGVLGAKGKVGRTICEAVAEAADLELVARVDAGDDPRALVDAGAEVAVDFTQPDAVMGNLEFLISHGISAVVGTTGFTAERLDRVRGWLEEHAAAGANVLIAPNFAISAVLTMRFAEIAAPFFESAEVIEMHHPHKKDAPSGTAVHTAEGIARARREAGLDAQPDATEQALDGARGAAVEGVPVHAVRMTGAVAHETVILGTEGQSLTIKQDSYDRTSFVPGVLTGVRRIAEHPGLTVGLESYLGL
- the thyX gene encoding FAD-dependent thymidylate synthase; the protein is MPEFTELSVTLVACTSFRPPADVAWRPPEHADGVGDGEALIEFAGRACYETWDRPNPRTAANDAYLRHVLEVGHTSLFEHASATLYIRGLSRSCAHELTRHRHFSFSELSQRYVPEGPSRVVAPQAIAGDPGLAELFAAAADESRATYERLLDGLEERFAEEPNALLRRKQARQAARAVLPNATETRIVVTGNYRSWRHFIGMRATEHADAEIRDLAVACLRELQGVAPDAFGDFEISRLRDGSVIASSPHAFEG